In Chlorocebus sabaeus isolate Y175 chromosome 19, mChlSab1.0.hap1, whole genome shotgun sequence, a single genomic region encodes these proteins:
- the MMP11 gene encoding stromelysin-3: MAPAAWLRSAAPRALLLPMLLLLLQPPPLLARALPPDTHHRHAERRGPQPWHAALLSSLAPAPATQEAPRPASGLRPPRCGVPDPPDGLSARNRQKRFVLSGGRWEKTDLTYRILRFPWQLVQEQVRQTMAEALKVWSDVTPLTFTEVHEGHADIMIDFARYWHGDDLPFDGPGGILAHAFFPKTHREGDVHFDYDETWTVGDDQGTDLLQVAAHEFGHVLGLQHTTAAKALMSAFYTFRYPLSLSPDDRRGIQHLYGQHWPTVTSRTPALGPQAGIDTNEIAPLEPDAPPDACEASFDAVSTIRGELFFFKAGFVWRLRGGQLQPGYPALASRHWQGLPSPVDAAFEDARGHIWFFQGAQYWVYDGEKPVLGPAPLTELGLVRFPVHAALVWGPEKNKIYFFRGRDYWRFHPSTRRVDSPVPRRATDWRGVPSEIDAAFQDADGYAYFLRGRLYWKFDPVKVKALEGFPRLVGPDFFGCAEPANTFL, translated from the exons GACACCCACCACCGCCATGCCGAGAGGAGGGGGCCACAGCCCTGGCATGCAGCCCTGCTCAGTAGCCTGGCGCCTGCCCCTGCCACGCAGGAGGCCCCCCGGCCTGCCAGTGGCCTTAGGCCTCCCCGCTGTGGCGTGCCTGACCCACCTGATGGGCTGAGTGCCCGCAACCGACAGAAGAGGTTCGTGCTGTCTGGCGGGCGCTGGGAGAAGACGGATCTCACCTACAG GATCCTTCGGTTCCCATGGCAGCTGGTGCAGGAGCAGGTGCGGCAGACGATGGCAGAGGCCTTAAAGGTATGGAGTGATGTGACGCCACTCACCTTCACTGAGGTGCACGAGGGCCATGCTGACATCATGATCGACTTCGCCAG GTACTGGCATGGGGACGACCTGCCGTTTGATGGGCCTGGGGGCATCCTGGCCCATGCCTTCTTCCCTAAGACTCACCGAGAAGGGGATGTCCACTTCGACTATGATGAGACCTGGACTGTCGGGGATGACCAGG GCACAGACCTGCTGCAGGTGGCAGCCCATGAATTTGGCCACGTACTGGGGCTGCAGCACACAACAGCCGCCAAGGCCCTGATGTCTGCCTTCTACACCTTCCGCTACCCGCTGAGTCTCAGCCCAGATGACCGTAGGGGCATTCAACACCTATATGGCCAGCACTGGCCCACTGTTACCTCCAGGACCCCAGCCCTGGGCCCCCAGGCTGGGATAGACACCAATGAGATTGCACCGCTGGAG CCGGATGCCCCACCAGATGCCTGCGAGGCCTCCTTTGATGCGGTCTCCACCATCCGAGGCGAGCTCTTTTTCTTCAAAGCGGGCTTTGTGTGGCGCTTGCGTGGGGGCCAGCTGCAACCCGGCTACCCAGCACTGGCCTCTCGCCACTGGCAGGGACTGCCCAGCCCTGTGGATGCTGCCTTTGAGGATGCCCGGGGCCACATTTGGTTCTTCCAAG GTGCTCAGTACTGGGTGTATGACGGTGAAAAGCCAGTCCTGGGCCCCGCACCCCTCACTGAGCTGGGCCTGGTGAGGTTCCCGGTCCATGCCGCCTTGGTCTGGGGTCCTGAGAAGAACAAGATCTACTTCTTCCGAGGCAGGGACTACTGGCGTTTCCACCCCAGCACCCGGCGTGTAGACAGTCCTGTGCCCCGCAGGGCCACTGACTGGCGAGGGGTGCCCTCTGAGATCGACGCTGCCTTCCAGGATGCTGATG GTTATGCCTACTTCCTGCGCGGCCGCCTCTACTGGAAGTTTGACCCTGTGAAGGTGAAGGCTCTGGAAGGCTTCCCCCGTCTCGTGGGTCCCGACTTCTTCGGCTGTGCCGAGCCTGCCAACACTTTCCTCTGA